A genome region from Phoenix dactylifera cultivar Barhee BC4 chromosome 18, palm_55x_up_171113_PBpolish2nd_filt_p, whole genome shotgun sequence includes the following:
- the LOC103722572 gene encoding B3 domain-containing protein Os03g0120900-like yields the protein MDLAHGRGDRHRYCRGEDQEGASKSPSFTPSSSSSSLTWFPHAEATARSIETEHMFDKVVTPSDVGKLNRLVIPKQYAEKYFPLDPSVADKGLSLCFEDRSGKPWPFRYSYWNSSQSYVMTKGWSRFVKDKRLDAGDTVSFSRGVGEASRGRLFIDWRRRPSSHHHLLPLPSPAAMQLPFTAVAPFAGLFAPPVPAMRHAPSPGIGGDGGSYVHFRSVCPPPHVRVPMVLDSVPVVHGAVETKRVRIFGVNLECSEPNGGLPLTRPKPPQSPLQWRIGAGGSLESTVVSTGNKLQ from the coding sequence ATGGATTTAGCCCACGGAAGAGGAGATAGGCATCGCTACTGTCGGGGAGAAGACCAAGAGGGGGCATCCAAGAGCCCTTCCTtcactccctcctcctcctcctcctcccttacTTGGTTCCCTCATGCCGAGGCCACTGCCCGTTCGATCGAGACGGAGCATATGTTTGACAAGGTGGTGACGCCGAGCGATGTCGGGAAGCTGAACCGGCTCGTGATCCCAAAGCAGTACGCGGAGAAGTACTTCCCTCTAGACCCGTCGGTGGCCGACAAGGGGCTATCACTGTGCTTTGAGGACCGCAGCGGGAAGCCATGGCCGTTCCGTTACTCCTACTGGAACAGCAGCCAGAGCTATGTCATGACCAAGGGATGGAGCCGCTTCGTCAAGGACAAGCGGCTCGACGCAGGCGACACCGTCTCCTTCAGCCGCGGTGTCGGCGAGGCCAGCCGTGGCCGCCTCTTCATCGACTGGCGGCGCCGCCCCAGCTCCCACCACCACCTCCTGCCACTCCCCAGCCCGGCGGCGATGCAGTTACCCTTCACTGCCGTCGCACCGTTCGCCGGGCTCTTCGCCCCTCCGGTGCCCGCCATGCGCCATGCGCCAAGCCCCGGAATTGGTGGTGATGGCGGGTCATACGTGCATTTTCGGTCAGTTTGCCCCCCGCCGCACGTACGGGTGCCGATGGTCTTGGACTCGGTGCCGGTCGTCCATGGCGCAGTGGAGACCAAGCGAGTCCGGATCTTTGGTGTGAACCTGGAGTGCTCCGAGCCGAACGGGGGGCTGCCTCTGACGCGGCCTAAGCCTCCTCAATCTCCTCTCCAGTGGAGAATTGGGGCTGGTGGGTCTCTCGAGTCTACTGTAGTGTCTACAGGAAACAAGCTGCAGTGA